From a single Panulirus ornatus isolate Po-2019 chromosome 69, ASM3632096v1, whole genome shotgun sequence genomic region:
- the LOC139747609 gene encoding glutamine-dependent NAD(+) synthetase-like → MCHLVIQAVANGEEKVLEDVRRIVSQADYVPRNRRELCGRLFHTVYMATENSSTETKSRAKLLSQQIGSYHIPIAIDIMVSAALGIFSAATGFIPKFRVRGGTVRENLALQNVQARLRMVLAYLFAQLMLWVRGRQGGLLVLGSANVDEALRGYMTKYDCSSADINPIGGFSKADLKRFLLLAKDRLNVPVLGDILGAPPTAELEPLEEGSLVQTDEADMGMSYDELSTYGKLRKVECCGPYSMFGKLVHLWSDQCAPKEVAEKVKLFFRCYSVNRHKMTVLTPAYHAETYSPDDHRFDHRQFLYNYRWVWQFKAIDKAVEKLDCGRDGDQVERSGSTCSNKGSRSSSFTRPSSRSSNNSLTGFTGSESHRRGVEVAPGPVIQDAHSEQDCTNESKHIALNMIVPHYQDQKMESSKSSSSHLGPASEEDRKRRGSTSIFVNALRHSTQKLEHL, encoded by the exons ATGTGTCACTTGGTGATACAGGCAGTTGCTAATGGTGAAGAGAAGGTACTGGAAGATGTGAGGCGCATAGTATCCCAAGCTGACTATGTTCCTCGAAATCGTCGAGAGCTTTGTGGCAGACTTTTCCACACAGTCTACATGGCTACTGAGAACTCGTCAACAGAGACCAAATCTCGAGCAAAACTTCTTTCCCAGCAGATTGGAAGCTACCACATACCAATAGCAATTGACATTATGGTATCAGCAGCACTAGGCATCTTCAGTGCTGCCACAGGTTTCATCCCAAAGTTTAGAGTGCGTGGAGGAACAGTTAGAGAAAACCTTGCCTTGCAGAACGTGCAAGCAAGACTTCGTATGGTGCTTGCCTATCTCTTTGCTCAGTTGATGCTCTGGGTTCGTGGAAGACAGGGTGGACTCTTGGTTTTAGGATCTGCAAATGTAGATGAGGCACTAAGGGGATACATGACTAAATATGACTGTAGTTCTGCTGATATTAATCCCATCGGTGGATTTTCCAAGGCTGACCTCAAGAGATTTCTGCTTCTAGCCAAAGACAGACTTAATGTTCCTGTACTAGGCGATATTCTAGGAGCGCCACCTACTGCAGAACTTGAACCACTTGAGGAGGGCTCACTTGTACAAACAGATGAAGCAGACATGGGCATGTCATATGATGAACTGTCCACATATGGAAAGCTTCGAAAAGTTGAATGTTGTGGTCCATACTCCATGTTTGGCAAGCTAGTTCATCTTTGGTCTGATCAATGTGCACCTAAAGAGGTTGCAGAGAAAGTTAAGCTGTTCTTCCGTTGTTACAGTGTTAACCGCCACAAGATGACTGTTTTGACTCCAGCATACCATGCTGAGACATATTCACCTGATGATCATCGCTTTGACCACCGACAGTTCCTGTACAACTACCGCTGGGTGTGGCAGTTTAAAGCTATAGATAAAGCAGTGGAAAAGTTAGATTGTGGAAGGGATGGAGATCAAGTTGAACGAAGTGGGTCTACATGTTCCAATAAAGGCAGTCGGTCGTCTTCCTTCACACGGCCTTCATCGCGGTCatccaacaactcactcactggatttactggtagtgagtctcatcgtcgaggagtagaagtagcacctggacctgtcattcaagatgcacacagtgaacaagactgcacaaatgaaagtaaacatattgcattgaacatgatagtgccacactaccaagatcagaaaatggaaagtagtaaaagttcatcctctcatcttggacctgctagtgaggaagaccgaaaacgccgtggatcaacatcaatctttgttaatgctcttagacacagtactcagaaa TTAGAACATCTTTAG